One segment of Thermosynechococcus sp. HN-54 DNA contains the following:
- the apcA gene encoding allophycocyanin subunit alpha: MSVVTKSIVNADAEARYLSPGELDRIKSFVSTGERRLRIAQTLTENRERIVKQAGDQLFQKRPDVVSPGGNAYGEEMTATCLRDLDYYLRLVTYGIVAGDVTPIEEIGLVGVREMYNSLGTPIPAVAEGIRAMKNVASSLLSAEDAAEAGSYFDFVIGAMQ, encoded by the coding sequence ATGAGCGTCGTCACGAAATCGATCGTGAATGCAGATGCCGAGGCCCGTTACCTCAGCCCCGGTGAACTGGATCGCATTAAAAGCTTTGTCAGCACCGGCGAGCGCCGTCTGCGCATTGCCCAAACCCTGACCGAAAACCGCGAGCGGATTGTCAAGCAAGCGGGCGATCAACTCTTCCAAAAACGGCCTGATGTGGTCTCCCCCGGTGGCAATGCCTACGGTGAAGAAATGACCGCCACCTGCCTGCGTGACCTCGACTACTACCTGCGGCTTGTGACCTACGGTATTGTTGCGGGCGATGTCACCCCCATCGAAGAAATTGGTTTGGTGGGTGTGCGTGAAATGTACAACTCCCTCGGCACCCCCATTCCTGCTGTGGCCGAAGGGATCCGCGCCATGAAGAACGTTGCGTCCTCGCTGCTGTCTGCAGAAGATGCCGCTGAAGCCGGTTCTTACTTTGACTTCGTGATTGGCGCCATGCAGTAG
- the rfbD gene encoding dTDP-4-dehydrorhamnose reductase: MRLVILGATGQVGWQLVQQAPPGVEVIPIARQGTAVTLDLEELEAIPRLLKTLRPDVVINAAAYTAVDQAEQEAERAQRINGTAVGLLAKTMATLGGLLIHYSTDYVFAGTQSLPYRETDATAPLNAYGYSKWLGEQAIATHHPAHLILRTSWVYDLRGKNFLRTMARLAQTRPLVRVVADQIGTPTAAPFIAQVTYQLLQRWQADPSLSGLYHLTPRGSTSWYGFAAKIFDQLRAKGCQVATLEAIPSSEYPTPAKRPAFSTLNCEKLEAILGTPLPPWEAVLEPLLDQLDPQSVL; this comes from the coding sequence ATGCGGCTAGTCATTTTGGGGGCAACGGGGCAGGTGGGCTGGCAATTGGTGCAGCAGGCACCCCCCGGCGTTGAAGTCATTCCCATTGCTCGCCAAGGCACTGCCGTAACCCTAGACTTGGAAGAGTTAGAGGCCATTCCCCGCTTACTGAAAACCCTTCGCCCCGATGTGGTGATCAATGCGGCGGCCTACACTGCCGTGGATCAAGCCGAACAGGAAGCGGAACGGGCGCAGCGGATTAATGGCACCGCTGTCGGTCTCTTGGCAAAAACAATGGCTACGTTGGGAGGGCTGTTGATTCACTACTCCACCGACTATGTGTTTGCTGGTACTCAATCGCTGCCCTATCGGGAAACCGATGCCACTGCCCCCCTCAATGCCTATGGCTACAGTAAGTGGCTGGGAGAGCAGGCGATCGCTACCCATCACCCTGCCCACCTGATCTTGCGCACCAGTTGGGTCTATGATCTGCGGGGCAAGAACTTTTTGCGCACAATGGCTCGCCTTGCCCAAACTCGTCCTCTCGTGCGGGTGGTTGCCGATCAAATCGGTACGCCCACGGCTGCCCCCTTCATTGCCCAAGTCACCTATCAACTGCTTCAACGCTGGCAGGCGGATCCCTCCCTGAGCGGCCTCTATCACCTCACCCCCCGCGGCAGCACCAGTTGGTATGGCTTTGCGGCAAAAATTTTTGATCAGCTGCGTGCAAAGGGCTGTCAGGTTGCTACCCTAGAAGCGATTCCCAGTAGTGAGTACCCCACCCCGGCCAAGCGACCCGCCTTTTCCACCCTGAACTGCGAGAAGTTAGAGGCGATTTTGGGGACTCCTCTACCCCCTTGGGAAGCCGTCCTTGAACCCCTTTTAGACCAACTAGATCCCCAATCCGTTCTTTAG
- a CDS encoding AarF/ABC1/UbiB kinase family protein: MNTALVPSDSPPQEIAIAAETLPNDPETFQPYDPYDPVAIDAYYRQRPLLVLSRWLRILWPVFWLFFHRWWDKVTGQSKQNQRQRAIALRETLTRLGPAYIKVGQALSTRPDLLPAVYLEELTKLQDQLPPFPNEVAFQFIEEELGAPPSELFAEISDRPIAAASLGQVYRGKLHSGEEVAIKVQRPGLAESITLDIYILRGVAYWAKRLIKEIRSDLVAILDEFAGRLFEEMDYTQEGRNAERFARLYGHLTDVYIPKIYWKYTRRRVLTMEWVTGVKLNQPQQIQALGIDPRYMVYVGVQCSLRQLLEHGFFHADPHPGNLLAMPSGKLAYLDFGMMSEIAPEQRYGLLNAIVHIVNREYESLAYDYVKLGFLSPDTNLEPIIPALALVFEDALGASVSELNIQRIFDRLSEVMYEYPFQVPAYYALIVRSLLTMEGIAMGVDPNFKVLSAAYPYIAKRLLTDPAPELRTSLANLLLKDGQFRWTRLENLLRNARESRDYDFNVVLEQALDFLFSERGADYRDRLADEIVKSLDTWARTTMGQLNLVQLLPLVTRPVPATSTPSIINEPNALEHLRRIFTILQDTPGFDWGKVIPAILRIIVRPEVQQMGQRIVNGLLQRAIARFIREMLLADSQPALQTTNLSR, translated from the coding sequence ATGAACACGGCACTTGTCCCCAGCGATTCGCCGCCCCAAGAGATTGCGATCGCGGCTGAAACCCTTCCCAATGATCCGGAGACCTTTCAACCCTACGATCCATACGATCCAGTGGCCATTGATGCTTATTATCGGCAGCGGCCTTTACTGGTCTTGAGTCGCTGGTTGCGGATTCTCTGGCCAGTCTTTTGGTTGTTCTTTCATCGCTGGTGGGACAAAGTTACAGGCCAAAGCAAACAAAATCAGCGACAGCGGGCGATCGCCCTGCGCGAAACCTTAACCCGCCTTGGGCCTGCCTATATCAAAGTGGGACAAGCCCTCTCCACCCGTCCTGATCTCCTGCCAGCCGTCTATCTGGAGGAATTGACCAAGCTTCAGGATCAGTTGCCGCCTTTTCCCAATGAAGTGGCCTTTCAGTTTATTGAGGAGGAACTGGGAGCGCCCCCCAGCGAACTCTTTGCAGAAATTAGTGACCGGCCGATTGCTGCTGCTTCCCTTGGACAGGTGTATCGGGGGAAACTCCATAGTGGGGAAGAGGTTGCCATCAAAGTGCAGCGCCCCGGCTTGGCAGAAAGTATTACATTGGACATTTATATTCTGCGCGGCGTGGCCTATTGGGCAAAACGCTTGATCAAAGAGATTCGCAGCGATTTAGTCGCCATTCTCGATGAATTTGCCGGTCGCCTCTTTGAGGAAATGGACTATACCCAAGAGGGACGGAATGCCGAACGCTTTGCCCGTCTCTATGGCCACTTGACCGATGTCTATATTCCCAAAATCTACTGGAAGTACACGCGGCGGCGAGTGCTCACGATGGAGTGGGTGACGGGGGTCAAGCTCAACCAACCGCAGCAAATTCAGGCCTTGGGAATTGATCCGCGCTACATGGTGTATGTGGGGGTGCAGTGCTCCCTACGGCAGTTGCTTGAACATGGTTTTTTCCATGCGGATCCGCATCCGGGAAATCTCTTGGCCATGCCCAGTGGCAAATTGGCCTATCTCGACTTTGGCATGATGAGTGAGATTGCGCCGGAACAGCGCTACGGGCTACTAAATGCGATTGTGCATATTGTCAACCGCGAGTATGAAAGCCTGGCCTACGACTACGTAAAATTGGGTTTTCTCTCGCCAGACACAAATCTTGAACCGATTATTCCTGCTTTGGCCTTGGTGTTTGAGGATGCGTTGGGAGCCAGCGTCTCGGAACTGAATATCCAGCGCATTTTTGATCGCCTATCAGAGGTGATGTACGAATATCCCTTTCAGGTGCCTGCTTACTACGCTCTGATCGTGCGATCGCTCCTGACCATGGAAGGGATTGCCATGGGCGTTGACCCCAACTTTAAGGTTCTCAGTGCCGCCTATCCCTATATCGCCAAGCGCCTGTTGACGGATCCGGCACCGGAGCTGCGCACAAGCTTAGCCAATCTTCTCCTCAAGGATGGCCAATTTCGCTGGACACGTCTAGAAAATTTGCTGCGCAATGCCCGCGAGAGCCGTGACTATGACTTTAATGTGGTGCTGGAGCAAGCCTTGGATTTTCTCTTTTCCGAGCGGGGGGCGGATTATCGCGATCGCCTAGCGGATGAAATTGTGAAAAGCCTTGATACTTGGGCGCGCACAACCATGGGGCAATTGAACTTGGTGCAACTGTTACCTTTAGTCACTCGTCCTGTGCCAGCCACCTCAACGCCAAGTATTATCAATGAACCCAATGCCCTAGAGCATTTGCGCCGTATTTTCACTATCTTGCAGGATACCCCCGGCTTTGACTGGGGCAAAGTCATCCCTGCGATTCTGCGGATTATTGTGCGGCCAGAGGTACAGCAAATGGGTCAGCGTATTGTCAATGGCCTCCTCCAACGGGCGATCGCCCGCTTTATTCGGGAGATGTTGCTGGCGGACTCGCAGCCGGCGCTTCAGACGACGAATTTGTCTCGCTAG
- a CDS encoding phycobilisome linker polypeptide: MRMFKITACVPSQTRIRTQRELQNTYFTKLVPYENWFREQQRIQKMGGKIVKVELFTGKPGVNTGLA; this comes from the coding sequence ATGCGCATGTTCAAAATTACCGCCTGTGTGCCGAGCCAAACCCGTATTCGCACCCAGCGCGAACTGCAAAACACCTATTTCACAAAACTGGTGCCCTACGAAAACTGGTTCCGCGAGCAACAACGCATCCAAAAAATGGGTGGCAAAATTGTGAAAGTGGAACTGTTTACGGGTAAGCCAGGCGTCAACACCGGTCTAGCCTAG
- a CDS encoding carbon dioxide-concentrating mechanism protein CcmK, which produces MPIALGMVEVLGHPPALAVADVMVKAARVTLVGYEVVSGARLTIIVRGDVSEVQIAVAAGVEAAKKIPAQSPKEKTLYLSSTVIPRPHENLEAVFPKMRFQYGEGWERFLV; this is translated from the coding sequence ATGCCCATTGCCCTTGGGATGGTAGAAGTACTGGGTCATCCCCCTGCCTTAGCCGTTGCCGATGTCATGGTGAAAGCGGCGCGTGTTACCCTTGTGGGCTATGAAGTAGTCAGTGGTGCTCGCCTGACAATTATTGTGCGCGGCGACGTTTCTGAAGTGCAAATTGCGGTTGCAGCCGGTGTCGAGGCCGCCAAGAAAATTCCAGCTCAAAGTCCCAAGGAAAAAACGCTCTATCTGTCGTCAACGGTGATCCCGCGTCCCCACGAGAATTTAGAGGCTGTTTTCCCCAAAATGCGGTTCCAATATGGCGAGGGTTGGGAGCGTTTTCTCGTTTAG
- the tatC gene encoding twin-arginine translocase subunit TatC — MTRSPNIDSPAPESSAIVDSALEASDPIDPEDELPNEVEMSLWDHLEELRQRLFVVLGTVAVTIVLCFTQVRRIIQFLEKPAHGAKFLQLSPGEYFFVSCKAAAYSGILLATPMILYQAIRFILPGLTRREQRLLAPVFFGSSILFIAGLAFAYTLLAPAALGFFINYGADVVEQLWSIDRYVDFILLLLLATGLAFQVPILQLVLIALGIVSIPQMLSQWRYVVMIAVAVAAVLTPSIDPITQGLLAGALLTLYFTGIGLAKLMGVGRSEA; from the coding sequence ATGACGCGATCGCCCAATATCGATAGTCCCGCTCCAGAATCCTCAGCGATTGTTGACAGCGCCCTTGAGGCGAGCGACCCCATTGACCCTGAGGATGAACTGCCCAATGAAGTGGAAATGTCCCTCTGGGATCACCTTGAGGAGTTGCGACAGCGGCTCTTTGTTGTCCTCGGCACTGTTGCTGTCACGATTGTTCTCTGCTTTACCCAAGTCCGCCGGATCATTCAGTTCCTTGAAAAACCAGCCCATGGTGCTAAGTTCCTGCAACTCAGTCCAGGGGAATACTTTTTTGTCTCCTGTAAAGCGGCGGCCTACAGTGGTATTCTCTTAGCCACCCCCATGATCCTCTACCAAGCCATTCGTTTTATCCTGCCGGGATTGACACGGCGTGAGCAACGCTTGCTGGCACCGGTGTTTTTTGGCTCATCTATTCTCTTTATTGCCGGTTTGGCCTTTGCCTATACCCTCTTGGCACCCGCAGCCCTCGGCTTTTTCATTAACTATGGGGCGGATGTGGTTGAGCAATTGTGGTCGATCGATCGCTACGTGGACTTTATTTTGCTATTGCTCCTTGCCACTGGCCTCGCCTTTCAAGTCCCCATTCTCCAGTTAGTGCTCATTGCCCTAGGGATTGTCTCGATCCCGCAAATGCTGAGCCAATGGCGCTACGTCGTGATGATTGCGGTGGCCGTGGCAGCGGTCTTGACCCCCTCCATTGATCCGATTACCCAAGGACTGTTGGCGGGTGCCCTCCTTACCCTCTACTTTACGGGGATTGGCTTAGCCAAGCTGATGGGGGTGGGGCGTTCGGAGGCTTAA
- the apcB gene encoding allophycocyanin subunit beta, which produces MQDAITAVINASDVQGKYLDTAAMEKLKAYFATGELRVRAATVISANAANIVKEAVAKSLLYSDITRPGGNMYTTRRYAACIRDLDYYLRYATYAMLAGDPSILDERVLNGLKETYNSLGVPIAATVQAIQAMKEVTASLVGADAGKEMGIYFDYICSGLS; this is translated from the coding sequence ATGCAAGACGCGATTACCGCTGTCATTAATGCCTCTGACGTGCAAGGCAAATACCTCGACACCGCCGCCATGGAGAAGCTGAAAGCTTACTTCGCAACTGGCGAACTGCGGGTGCGTGCTGCGACCGTGATCAGCGCTAATGCCGCCAATATTGTCAAAGAAGCAGTGGCCAAATCTCTGCTCTACTCTGACATCACCCGTCCTGGTGGCAACATGTACACTACCCGTCGCTATGCGGCCTGTATCCGCGACCTCGACTACTACCTGCGCTATGCCACCTATGCCATGCTGGCTGGGGATCCTTCCATCCTCGATGAGCGAGTGCTCAATGGGTTGAAAGAAACCTACAACTCCTTGGGTGTGCCCATTGCTGCCACTGTGCAAGCCATCCAAGCCATGAAAGAAGTCACCGCCAGCTTGGTGGGTGCCGATGCCGGCAAAGAAATGGGCATCTACTTTGACTACATCTGCTCTGGCTTAAGCTAA
- the mfd gene encoding transcription-repair coupling factor, translating to MSLMAIPRSWGKLPLTAELLSKLQHQREIVLTGMPRLVKGLVATTLAQQSQQSLCVITSTLEEGGRWAAQLELMGWDAVLFYPTSEASPYDPFDLEAEMVWGQLQVLVESDRPNMAIVTTERALQPHLPPPEQFRAACLTLQVGQEHSLGEVATALAALGYERVSLVETEGQWSRRGDIVDIFPVSAELPVRLQWFGDEIESIREFDPASQRSLHTEGDRLDALEQVTLTPISFTPLIAQALRAADHAHLIPEDQEGLRRYLGVAFPQPASLLDYLPAQTLIAVDEPPLCAAHGDRWYEHSQAYWQSLETPPPPIHRPWSATTQALERFQRVHLYELASEGLGLNLSARAVPAIPHQFGRLAATLREERDKGYTVWLVSAQPSRSVALLQEHDCPAQFVPNPKDFAAIDKLQQQRLPIALKVSGLAEISGFILPTFRTVLVSDREFFGQHNLVNLGYVRKRRRAAAKQVDLNKLQPGDYVVHRQHGIGQFLRLETLTINNETREYLALQYADGILRVAADQLNSLSRYRKQSDGVPQLNKLTGNTWERTKARVRKAIKKVAVDLLQLYAQRAQQRGFAFPPDTPWQQEMEDSFPYQPTPDQLKAIQEVKADMESDRPMDRLVCGDVGFGKTEVAIRAIFKALMAGKQVAVLAPTTILTQQHYHTLKERFAPYPIQVGLLNRFRSESERQDILQKLKTGEIDVVVGTHQLLSKTVKFRDLGLLVVDEEQRFGVNQKEKIKALKTQVDVLTLSATPIPRTLYMALSGVREMSLITTPPPSRRPIQTHLAPYDPETVRSAIRQELDRGGQVFYVVPRVEGIEEVAAKLQGMVPSARILIAHGQMPEGELESTMLGFSNGEADILVCTTIIESGLDIPRVNTILVEDAQRFGLAQLYQLRGRVGRAGIQAHAWLFYPRQEVLTDAARQRLRAIQEFTQLGSGYQLAMRDMEIRGVGNLLGVEQHGQLDSVGFDLYVELLEEAIAEIRGQEIPTVDDTQVDLNVTAFIPADYMPDLEQKMAAYRAVSAATTKEELTQLAAEWSDRYGALPKSVQQLLRVVELKQLARQCGISRIRPEGKQHVILETPMAEPAWKLLLEQLPSHLQSRFVYQQGKITVRGLGVQPVEKQLEQLIDWFSQMKTTVATAP from the coding sequence ATGTCCTTAATGGCAATTCCCCGCAGTTGGGGTAAGCTGCCGCTGACGGCTGAACTACTCAGCAAATTACAACACCAACGGGAAATTGTCCTCACCGGGATGCCCCGACTAGTGAAGGGCTTGGTGGCCACCACATTGGCGCAGCAGAGTCAGCAATCGCTGTGTGTGATTACTTCAACCCTAGAGGAGGGGGGACGCTGGGCAGCCCAATTGGAACTCATGGGTTGGGATGCGGTTCTTTTTTACCCCACATCAGAGGCATCCCCTTACGACCCCTTTGACTTGGAAGCGGAGATGGTCTGGGGGCAACTGCAAGTTTTAGTTGAGAGCGATCGCCCCAACATGGCAATTGTCACCACGGAACGGGCACTGCAACCCCATTTACCGCCACCAGAGCAGTTTCGTGCCGCCTGTCTAACCTTACAGGTGGGTCAAGAGCACTCCCTAGGGGAGGTGGCCACTGCCCTAGCAGCCCTTGGTTATGAGCGGGTTTCTCTAGTAGAAACGGAAGGCCAGTGGAGTCGGCGCGGCGACATTGTGGATATTTTCCCCGTTTCGGCGGAGCTACCCGTTCGCTTGCAGTGGTTTGGTGATGAGATTGAGTCGATTCGCGAGTTTGATCCGGCCAGCCAACGCTCCCTACACACCGAGGGCGATCGCCTTGATGCCCTTGAGCAGGTAACCCTGACGCCCATTAGTTTTACCCCCCTGATTGCCCAAGCCCTGCGGGCAGCGGATCACGCCCATCTCATTCCAGAGGATCAGGAGGGACTGCGGCGCTATCTGGGGGTGGCTTTTCCGCAGCCGGCTTCGCTCTTGGATTATTTGCCTGCCCAAACCCTCATTGCCGTGGATGAGCCGCCTCTTTGTGCTGCCCATGGCGATCGCTGGTATGAGCACAGTCAAGCCTACTGGCAAAGTCTGGAAACGCCGCCTCCCCCCATTCATCGTCCGTGGTCGGCCACTACCCAAGCCCTCGAGCGGTTTCAACGGGTGCACCTCTATGAACTGGCCAGTGAGGGACTCGGTCTCAATTTGTCAGCACGGGCGGTTCCAGCGATTCCCCACCAATTTGGTCGCTTAGCAGCAACCCTACGGGAGGAACGGGACAAGGGTTACACCGTGTGGTTAGTGTCTGCCCAGCCCAGTCGCTCCGTGGCACTGTTGCAGGAGCATGATTGCCCTGCCCAGTTTGTGCCCAATCCTAAAGACTTTGCCGCTATTGATAAGCTGCAACAGCAGCGGCTTCCCATTGCTCTCAAGGTCAGTGGCCTAGCGGAAATCAGTGGCTTTATTTTGCCCACCTTCCGCACGGTGCTGGTGAGCGATCGCGAGTTCTTTGGCCAGCACAACTTGGTCAACCTTGGCTATGTGCGCAAACGCCGCCGCGCTGCCGCCAAACAGGTGGATCTCAACAAGCTCCAGCCGGGGGACTACGTCGTCCATCGCCAACACGGTATTGGCCAGTTCCTGCGCCTTGAAACGCTGACGATTAACAATGAAACCCGCGAGTACCTCGCCCTTCAATATGCTGATGGCATTCTCCGCGTTGCTGCGGATCAACTAAATAGTCTCTCCCGCTACCGTAAGCAAAGCGATGGCGTCCCTCAACTCAATAAGTTAACGGGCAACACTTGGGAGCGTACCAAAGCACGGGTGCGCAAAGCCATTAAGAAAGTGGCAGTGGATCTGTTGCAGCTCTACGCTCAACGCGCCCAACAACGGGGATTTGCCTTCCCGCCGGATACACCGTGGCAGCAGGAGATGGAGGACTCGTTTCCCTACCAGCCCACCCCAGATCAGCTCAAGGCCATCCAAGAGGTCAAGGCCGATATGGAGAGCGATCGCCCCATGGATCGGCTTGTGTGTGGGGATGTCGGCTTTGGCAAAACCGAAGTGGCGATTCGCGCCATCTTTAAGGCCCTCATGGCAGGCAAACAGGTGGCCGTTCTAGCACCAACCACGATCCTGACGCAGCAGCATTACCACACCCTCAAGGAACGCTTTGCCCCCTATCCCATTCAAGTGGGGTTGCTCAACCGTTTCCGCAGTGAGAGTGAACGGCAAGACATCCTGCAAAAACTCAAAACCGGCGAAATTGATGTTGTCGTGGGCACCCATCAACTCCTGAGCAAGACTGTCAAATTTCGGGATCTAGGGCTGCTGGTGGTGGATGAGGAGCAACGCTTTGGCGTCAATCAAAAGGAGAAAATCAAAGCCCTGAAAACCCAAGTGGATGTCCTCACCCTGAGTGCGACACCAATTCCCCGCACCCTCTATATGGCCCTGTCGGGGGTTCGGGAAATGAGCCTGATCACGACACCACCCCCCTCCCGCCGCCCGATTCAAACCCACCTTGCTCCCTATGACCCAGAAACGGTGCGCAGTGCGATTCGCCAAGAATTGGATCGGGGGGGGCAAGTCTTCTATGTAGTTCCCCGTGTGGAAGGAATTGAGGAAGTAGCGGCCAAACTCCAAGGGATGGTGCCCAGTGCCCGCATTCTTATTGCCCATGGCCAGATGCCTGAAGGGGAACTGGAATCGACGATGTTGGGGTTTAGCAATGGCGAAGCCGATATTCTCGTGTGTACGACGATCATTGAGTCCGGCTTGGATATTCCCCGCGTCAATACAATTTTGGTGGAGGATGCGCAGCGGTTTGGTCTAGCCCAACTCTATCAACTGCGGGGACGGGTGGGGCGAGCAGGGATTCAGGCGCATGCGTGGTTGTTTTACCCGCGTCAAGAGGTACTCACCGATGCGGCACGCCAACGGCTGCGGGCGATTCAGGAGTTTACCCAACTGGGATCGGGCTACCAACTGGCGATGCGGGATATGGAAATCCGCGGTGTTGGGAATCTATTGGGGGTGGAGCAACACGGTCAACTCGACAGTGTCGGCTTTGATCTGTATGTGGAACTGCTAGAGGAGGCGATCGCCGAAATTCGTGGTCAGGAGATTCCCACCGTTGACGATACCCAAGTGGATCTCAATGTCACTGCCTTTATTCCCGCCGACTATATGCCTGATCTAGAGCAAAAGATGGCCGCCTACCGCGCGGTGTCCGCAGCAACCACCAAGGAGGAGTTAACGCAATTGGCAGCGGAATGGAGCGATCGCTATGGGGCATTGCCTAAATCGGTTCAGCAACTGCTGCGGGTTGTCGAACTCAAACAACTGGCACGCCAGTGTGGCATTAGTCGCATTCGTCCCGAAGGCAAGCAGCATGTGATCCTTGAAACGCCCATGGCCGAACCGGCTTGGAAACTGCTCCTTGAGCAACTGCCCAGTCATCTTCAGAGTCGGTTTGTCTATCAGCAAGGCAAAATCACTGTCCGCGGTCTGGGGGTACAACCGGTGGAAAAACAACTGGAGCAACTTATTGACTGGTTCAGCCAAATGAAAACAACCGTTGCGACAGCTCCCTAA